CGCCGGACGCTGCGTCTGCTGCGCGACGTCTGTGTCCCTGCCTGACGCTTCGATCGACAGCCTGCGGGAGCGGCTCCGCCGCTATGGCGCGGGCATCGCGCCGGCCCGCCGTGCGACGCCGCCGCCACAACGGGGTCCCGCGCCCCCGTCGGGCGGCGATGGAGTCGTTCGGCCCGGGGCAGACGGAGTCGAGGTGGTCCGCGCGCGCTACGCATTCGGCCACCGCCACGGCGCGGTCGAGATCGGCGCGAGCGTCGGGTGGGTCGCCGCGGAGCATGCCGGTGCGGCGGCCGGGATGGTCTGGCTCGACACGGAGACGACGGGCCTCGCCGGCGGCACGGGCACCTACGCGTTCCTGGTCGGACTGGCCTACCTCGACGGAGAAACCCTCGTCACGGAACAGTTTTTGCTGCGGCGCCTCCGGTCCGAAGCGCATCTCCTCGATGCGGTGAGCGAGCGGCTCGCCGGACGTCCGCATCTCGTCACGTTCAACGGCCAGCGGTTCGACTGGCCGATCCTCGAGTCGCGGTTCATCCTGGCGCGCCGGCGGCCCTCGCCGCCGGACGTCCACACGGACCTGATCACGCCGGCGCGGCGGTTGTGGCACCGCGTGCTCGGCACCCACCGGTTGAGCACGCTCGAAGCCGAGGTGATCGGCGCGCCGCGTCACGACGACATCCCCGGCTGGCTGATCCCCGGCGTCTACGTCGAGTACCTGCGCTCGGGCAACCGGGCGGCGCTCGATCCGATCGTCGCCCACAACCGCGCCGACCTGCTGGCGATGGTCGCGCTCCACGGCGAGGTGATCCGCACGCTCCGCGACCTCGAGCGCTCGCGCGTGCGCTTCGACTGGGAAGGCGCCGGCATGCTGCTCGTGCGGCGCGGCGAGAACGAGCGGGCGGCGGGGTGCTTCGATCGGGCCGTGGACGAGGCGACGGAGCCCCGCGACCGCTGGCGGGCGCTGCGGCGGCTCAGCCGCGCCTATCGCCTCACCGGCGCGGAGGCGGTCCGGCGTGCGCGGGTCGAGTCGGAGGCGGCGTCGTGGCGATCGGCCGACCTCTACCGGGTGCATGTGCTCGAGGAAGCCGCCAAGATCCGGGCGCGGAGCGGCGACCTGACCGGCGCGTGCGGGGCAACCGGCGAAGCCCTGCGGCTGGCGTCACGGCTCGGGCTCGCCGCCCCGGCGGCGCGCCTCACGAAGCGGCTCGGCCGGCTCGTCGAGCAACAGGGGTAGCGGCCGCCGTCACTGAGCGGTTGTTCAGTCTATACCCTCTATACCCAGCGTGCGACCCGATATGGCGGCTACGACAACGACACCGGCAGCACGCCCTGCGCCATGATGAGCCCCGCGAGGGTCCGCGCGGCCGCGCGGAGGGACGGGGGGTCATCGCCGTACACGGCGAGGCACGTCGCCCCGGGCGGCACCTCCGTGAGGACGTACGGAGCGCCCGTCGCGACGGCGACGATCGGGCCCGTGGCCGCCGCGGCCTGCGCGACGCGCGCCGCGGCGGCCCGCGTCTCAAGCGTATCGCGGCGCGCATGGCCCACCGGCACGATGCGCACCGCGCCGCCGGAGGCCTGCGCGACCGCGTCCGCCGGCACCACGGCCGCCTCACGGCCGGCTGCGCGCAGCGCCTCCGCGAGCCGCGCGGCCGTCCCGTCGCCCGCGGCCCCGTCGATCACCGCGAACGTTCCGGTGCGCACCGGCAGCAGGCCGGCGGGATCCCGGACGACCGTGACGGCGGCCTCGGCCGCGTGGTCCGCGACCACGAGGTGGGACGGCACCCCTACGCGCCGCGCGACGTCCTCGACCGGCACGATCGTGCGCTCGGCGAGCCGGAACCGCTCCCTGAGCGCAGCGACCCGCGCGCCGGCTTCGGCGATCCGCGCCGCCGGGATCCGGCCGCCCTCCGCCGCCTCACGTACCGCCCCGAGCGCCTCCCGCTGCGCCTCCAGCGCCCCGCAGGCAAGCACGATGTCGGCGCCGGCCGCGAGCGCCTGCACGGCGGCCTCGCCCGGCGGGGCGTAGCCGGTGATCGCGTCCATCGCCATCGAGTCCGTTACGACCACGCCGGAGAATCCCATCCGCGCGCGCAGAAACCCAAGCACGGCCGGTGAGACCGTCGCGGGACGGTCCGCGTCCAGCGCCTTGAACACGATGTGCGCCGTCATCACCGCGGCGCAGCCCGCGGCGATCGCCTGACGGTACGGCGCAAGTTCGACGCGGTCGAGCCGCCGTAGATCGTGCGCCACCACCGGCAGCCCGAGATGCGAGTCCAGGACGGTATCGCCGTGGCCGGGGAAATGCTTGACCGTCGCCGCGACGCCCGACACCTCCATCGCGCGCACGGCCGCGGCGCCGAGCCGGCCGACGCGCTCGGGGTCCTCGCCGAACGAACGCACGCCGATGACCGGATTCAGCGGATTCGTGTTCACGTCCAGCACGGGCGCGAAGTTCATCTGCACCCCGACCGCGCGCAGTTCCCGGGCCGTGATCCCGGCCGCCGACGCAACGATGGCCTCGCTGCCGGCCGCGCCGAACGCCATGGCGCTTGGGAAGTGGGTCGCGCCGGCGCGGAGGCGCACGACCGGTCCGCCTTCCTGATCCATGCTGATCAGCAGCGGCGGCCGGCCGGCGTCCGCAGCAACGCGCTGGAGCGCGTTGGTCAGGGCCGCGACCTGCGCCGGCGCGGCCACGTTCTTCTCGAACAGGATGATCCCGCCGACCCCGTCTCGGATCAGCCGCTCCACCTCGGCCGAGGGCTCGTGGCCGGTGAAGTCAACCATAAACAGCTGGCCGGCCTGCTCCAATGCGCTCACGGGAACCGGCCCGCCGCCGCGGATCTTCCAATCGCGGACGTGACCGCGGCGAGGAGCGCCGCCGGCAGCAGCAATATCCCGAGACTGGCCGCGCCGAGGGCGACGCCGGCCCACAAGACGGCGGTGAGCAGCCAAAGGCCCGTCAACGCGGCGCGGGTCCTCCACCGGCTGTGAACGTACGCGCAGGCGGCGGCACCGAGCGCGGCCAACGCCATCGTGAGGAGATAGACCGTGGCCGGCGCACCTAGACCGCGTTGCGCGAGGCTCTCCGACCCGCTCGCCATGTATGTGCTGCCCCTACTGGTGACGGTGCCTGCGACGTATCGATACGTCGGCCCAAATGCCGCATAGAGGCAGCCCGCGATTGCGGTGACGGCCGTCGTGAGGCCGGTCGCGGCCTCAACCCAACTAAGCCTTTGGCCGGACCTCACAGCGTCCGCTCGCCGTGCCGGTAGCGCCGGAGCGGCACGAAGCCGAGCCGCCCGTAGAAGTCGAGGAGTATCGTCCAATCGATCACCATCTCCCGCACGCCGAGTGAGGCCAGGTGCACCATCGCACGATCGAGCAGCACGACGCCCAGTCCGCGGCCCCGCAGGTCCGGAGCGAGACCCATCGGCCCCAGCCCGCCCGCGGCCGGCGCGCCGCCGCCCGAGGCCGCCCAGGCGATGCTCGGTCCGATCCAGCGCGACTCGGGATGAAAGAGCATCGCGAACCCGCGGACGGTGCGGCCCCGCACGACGCCCATCACGTCGCCGATCGGCCCGCCCAGGCGAAGGAACCGCGCGATCGTGTAGCGCCAGCGTCCCGGGAACGTCGCGTCGAGGAACTGGAGCAGCGCGCCATCCTCGCCGGACGACAGCGGCCGCACCTCGACATCGGGATTCGCCGCGCGCGCCGCGGTCACCGTCTCCGCGGTGCGGTAGCCGTCGAGCGAGCGGTGCAGGTCGTAGGCCTCGCCGCGGAGAGTGTAGCCGGCGGCCTCGAAAAACGCCGCCGCGCCGATGTCGTCCGGGATCCCGGGAAAGAAGTGGGCCGGGTCCGCGCCCAGCACGGCCGTCGGCCGCTCCCGGGCGCGGAGAAACGCCTCCCCCGCGCGCACGAGCGCGGTGCCGATCCCCCGCCGCCGGTGATTCGGATGCACCGCGACGAAACTGATCCACCCGCGGTCCGGACGCAGCCCGTCCGCGCCCAGCGGCTCGCGAGCGACCTTGGCAAGGCCGCACCCCACGACGCGCCCCGTCGACGCCTCGCAGGCGAGTGAGGCGCCGGCGGGATCGAAATGCGGATCGAGCACCGTGTTCTGCCGGAACAGGGCCTCCCGCAGCGGAAACGCGCGGCCGGCGGCGGCGTTCCATGCGGCGACAACCTCGCCGATCCGGCCGGGGTCGAACGGACGCAGCTCGATCCCGTCCGCCATCCCTAGGACGGAGACGCCCCGACCCGGATCTCGAGCGCGACGTGGAACAGCCGGTTCCACGGAAACCCGACGGGGCCGACCTCGATCGGCACGCCGAACGAGGCCGCGACCGGCGGCACGTACGTCTCCTGGAGCCAGCGGCGCGCGGCGTCCGCGCAGGCGCCGTACGCCGGACCGATGTCCGGCAATCCCGCGCCCGGGTACCGCGGCAGCACCTCGCGCGCCAGCCGCTGCCGGACGTTCGCCTGGTACCCCCAGTCATCGAGAAGACGCAGGATCGTGAACTCGCGGTTGGCCTCCTCGGATGCGGCGGCGCCGGCCGGGCCGCCGGCCGGCCGCGTCGACAGGAGGGCCTGGGCGAGCGCCATCCCGAGCGTGTTGCTCATCGTGTTCCATCCGCCGTAGGCGGACACACCCGAGGCGCGCGGCGCCGCGAGCAGCCGCGCTACGAGCGTGCGATCCGCGCCGTTGCTGTATCGGACGTCGGCGAGCGCGCGGGGGAGGCCCGCGGCGGCCGCTTCGCCGAGGGCCGCGAAGAAGCCGTCGAGCTCCGCCGGGGGATAGGGCCGCTGGTCCGGCGCCTCGACCTGATCGCCCGGCGAGTTGTGCACGAAGAGCGCGAGGTCCGGCGCGGTCTCGACCCGCCGGCACCCCGCGGTCACGATGTGCGACGTAACCGTCAGGTCGAGCGCCTGTCCCTCATAGCGTGGAATCACGCCGCGGTGCGCCGGCGCGGAGTACGTCACCCGCACGCCCGGGCGGTCGCGTCCGGCGCCCGCGACCGCCCGGGCCAGCAGGCGCGCGGCGAGCTCGTCGGTGCCGTACGTCACCCACGCCCGGGACGCCGCCCGGCGCTCCTCGACCGCGGCGGCGACCGCCCGCAGATCCCGCCGCGTCCACCCGTACTCGGCGGCATCGTCCTGCCCGATCAGCAGGCCGTCGAAGACCTCGGCGCCTGCGAGATCGATCAAGCGGAGCAGCACGGCAAGATTCCGCGCCCGGCGCCACCGCACGTCGGCGAGCACGCTCGCGGGCACCGCGGCGGCGGCCGCGGCCGCCCGGTCTCGCGATGCCGGATCGGCGGTCGCCTCGTAGCGGTCCTCGTGGAAGCTCAGAGCAAAGATCTGCGGCCCGTATTCGACCCAGTAGTCGGGCTCCTCGGTCGCGTCCGCGCTGTTGGGAAGGCGCAGATTGCTCGCGGAGAGAAAGAGGCGGCGGTGCGGCGCCGCGCGGCGCAGCCCGGCCCACCGCGCGGCCAGCGCGAGGCACCGGTCGAGCGGCTCGCGCCCCACGCGGGACGGCACGAGGCCGCCGTAGATCAGCAGCTCCGCGGACGCGATCACGACGTCCGAGTCGGCCCCGGGCCCCTCGAGCCACGCCCACATCGCCTCGACGTCGGCGGGACGCTTGAGACGGCCGAGCTGCTCGCGCGGGGGCGTGACGACTCCGGCGCCGGCGATCGCCGCCAGCCGGAGAAACGCGTCGCGGGTGACGGGCCGCTCGTCGAGCGGCAGAAACGCGATCGTCACTTGACGGCGCCGAGCATGATACCCCGGAGAAAGTACCGCTGCAGGGCGACGAACACCACGATCACGGGCACCGTCATGAGCACCGCGCCGGCGGCGACGTAGCGGGTATTGTGCGCGAACAGGCCGGAGAGGTAGAGGAGGCCGACGGCGAGCGGATAGCGGTCCGGCGACTTCAGCACGATGAGCGGCCAGAGAAACGAGTTCCAGTACCCCGAGAACTCCACGATGGCGAGCGTCGCGAGCGCGGGCGTGACCAGGGGCAGCATGACCTGCGCCCACAGCCGCAGCTCGCCGGCGCCGTCGATCCGTGCCGCGTCCTCGATCTCCGCCGGCACGACGAGATAGGCCTGCCGCAGGAGGAAGATGCCGAAGATGCTCGCGAGGCTCGGCAGGTACACCGCCGCGTAGGTATCGACGAGATGCAGCCGCATCATCGTCACGAAGTTCAGGATCAGCCCGACGTGCTGCGGCAGCATCAGGCTGCCCACGATCGCATAGAAGATCAGATCGCGGCCGGGAAAGCGCATGCGGGCGAGCGGATAGCCGGCGAGCGCGCTGACGAGCAGCGTGAGCACGATGCCCATGCCGGTGATATACACGGTGTTCGCGAAGAACCGGCCGATCGGCATCGTCTGCCACACGCCGGCGAAGTTGGCGAGCGTCGCAGGGTGTGGAATCAGCGCCGGCGGGAAGGCGAAGACCGCGCCGCGCGACCCGAGCGCGGTCGCGAGCAGCCAGAGAAACGGGAACACCGTGACCACGGCGATCGCGCCGAGCAGCAGATACAGACCGGCCGTCTGCGCGGAGCGGGACAGCCGGGGACGGGGCGCCCTAGTAATAGGACAGCCCTCCCTGCCGCATCAGCCGGAAGTTGACCGCGGAGAACAAGGCGGTGATCGCCGCCAGCACCACGCCGACTGCGGCGGCATAGCCGAGGTGCAGCGAATTGAACGCCTGGTCGAACATGTAGTAGAAGATCGTGTACGTCGAAAAGATCGGCCCGCCGCCCGTCATCACGTAGATCTCCTCGAACACGCGCAGCGCCGCCAGAATCGAGATCGTGCTGCAGAGCAGAATGCTCGGCCGCAAGAGCGGAATGGTGACCTGGAAGAGGCGCGCGACCGGGCCGGCGCCGTCGAGGGCGGCCGCCTCGTCGTAGTACGAGGGGATGGCCTCGAGCCCGGCGAGGTAGATGACCATGTAGTAGCCGATGCCCTTCCACCACGTCACCAGCATCACCGAGTAGAGCGCCAGCCCGGGGTCGCTCAACCAGTGGATCGGCGCGTGGATCAGGCCCACGCGCAGAAGCACGTAGTTCAGGAGGCCGGCCTCGTCGTACAGCCACCGCCACATCAGTCCGACGACGACGATCGACGTGACGACCGGGATGTAGTAGGCGACCCGGAACCAGGCGATTCCGCGCAGCGGGCGCCTGACCAACAGCGCCAGCACGATGGCGGACAACTGCAGGGCCGGGACGACCGCGAGATAGACCGCGCTGTTCCGCAGCGCCGTCCAGAAGTACCGGTCCTGCCACAGCGCGGCAAACTGGCTGAACCCGACGTACTGCGGCGGCGAGATGACGTTGTAGTCGAACAGGCTGAGCGCGGTGCCGAAGATGACCGGGTAGAACGTGAAGACCACGAGCAGCACGAGCGCCGGGGCGAGAAAGAGGTAC
This genomic stretch from bacterium harbors:
- a CDS encoding ribonuclease H-like domain-containing protein, which translates into the protein MVRARYAFGHRHGAVEIGASVGWVAAEHAGAAAGMVWLDTETTGLAGGTGTYAFLVGLAYLDGETLVTEQFLLRRLRSEAHLLDAVSERLAGRPHLVTFNGQRFDWPILESRFILARRRPSPPDVHTDLITPARRLWHRVLGTHRLSTLEAEVIGAPRHDDIPGWLIPGVYVEYLRSGNRAALDPIVAHNRADLLAMVALHGEVIRTLRDLERSRVRFDWEGAGMLLVRRGENERAAGCFDRAVDEATEPRDRWRALRRLSRAYRLTGAEAVRRARVESEAASWRSADLYRVHVLEEAAKIRARSGDLTGACGATGEALRLASRLGLAAPAARLTKRLGRLVEQQG
- the nagZ gene encoding beta-N-acetylhexosaminidase → MSALEQAGQLFMVDFTGHEPSAEVERLIRDGVGGIILFEKNVAAPAQVAALTNALQRVAADAGRPPLLISMDQEGGPVVRLRAGATHFPSAMAFGAAGSEAIVASAAGITARELRAVGVQMNFAPVLDVNTNPLNPVIGVRSFGEDPERVGRLGAAAVRAMEVSGVAATVKHFPGHGDTVLDSHLGLPVVAHDLRRLDRVELAPYRQAIAAGCAAVMTAHIVFKALDADRPATVSPAVLGFLRARMGFSGVVVTDSMAMDAITGYAPPGEAAVQALAAGADIVLACGALEAQREALGAVREAAEGGRIPAARIAEAGARVAALRERFRLAERTIVPVEDVARRVGVPSHLVVADHAAEAAVTVVRDPAGLLPVRTGTFAVIDGAAGDGTAARLAEALRAAGREAAVVPADAVAQASGGAVRIVPVGHARRDTLETRAAAARVAQAAAATGPIVAVATGAPYVLTEVPPGATCLAVYGDDPPSLRAAARTLAGLIMAQGVLPVSLS
- a CDS encoding GNAT family N-acetyltransferase; this translates as MADGIELRPFDPGRIGEVVAAWNAAAGRAFPLREALFRQNTVLDPHFDPAGASLACEASTGRVVGCGLAKVAREPLGADGLRPDRGWISFVAVHPNHRRRGIGTALVRAGEAFLRARERPTAVLGADPAHFFPGIPDDIGAAAFFEAAGYTLRGEAYDLHRSLDGYRTAETVTAARAANPDVEVRPLSSGEDGALLQFLDATFPGRWRYTIARFLRLGGPIGDVMGVVRGRTVRGFAMLFHPESRWIGPSIAWAASGGGAPAAGGLGPMGLAPDLRGRGLGVVLLDRAMVHLASLGVREMVIDWTILLDFYGRLGFVPLRRYRHGERTL
- a CDS encoding DUF4127 family protein; the protein is MTIAFLPLDERPVTRDAFLRLAAIAGAGVVTPPREQLGRLKRPADVEAMWAWLEGPGADSDVVIASAELLIYGGLVPSRVGREPLDRCLALAARWAGLRRAAPHRRLFLSASNLRLPNSADATEEPDYWVEYGPQIFALSFHEDRYEATADPASRDRAAAAAAAVPASVLADVRWRRARNLAVLLRLIDLAGAEVFDGLLIGQDDAAEYGWTRRDLRAVAAAVEERRAASRAWVTYGTDELAARLLARAVAGAGRDRPGVRVTYSAPAHRGVIPRYEGQALDLTVTSHIVTAGCRRVETAPDLALFVHNSPGDQVEAPDQRPYPPAELDGFFAALGEAAAAGLPRALADVRYSNGADRTLVARLLAAPRASGVSAYGGWNTMSNTLGMALAQALLSTRPAGGPAGAAASEEANREFTILRLLDDWGYQANVRQRLAREVLPRYPGAGLPDIGPAYGACADAARRWLQETYVPPVAASFGVPIEVGPVGFPWNRLFHVALEIRVGASPS
- a CDS encoding carbohydrate ABC transporter permease, whose translation is MVTVFPFLWLLATALGSRGAVFAFPPALIPHPATLANFAGVWQTMPIGRFFANTVYITGMGIVLTLLVSALAGYPLARMRFPGRDLIFYAIVGSLMLPQHVGLILNFVTMMRLHLVDTYAAVYLPSLASIFGIFLLRQAYLVVPAEIEDAARIDGAGELRLWAQVMLPLVTPALATLAIVEFSGYWNSFLWPLIVLKSPDRYPLAVGLLYLSGLFAHNTRYVAAGAVLMTVPVIVVFVALQRYFLRGIMLGAVK
- a CDS encoding sugar ABC transporter permease, whose protein sequence is MAQAVGTQPLSGTRRAGRRQAVARTAIAYLFLAPALVLLVVFTFYPVIFGTALSLFDYNVISPPQYVGFSQFAALWQDRYFWTALRNSAVYLAVVPALQLSAIVLALLVRRPLRGIAWFRVAYYIPVVTSIVVVGLMWRWLYDEAGLLNYVLLRVGLIHAPIHWLSDPGLALYSVMLVTWWKGIGYYMVIYLAGLEAIPSYYDEAAALDGAGPVARLFQVTIPLLRPSILLCSTISILAALRVFEEIYVMTGGGPIFSTYTIFYYMFDQAFNSLHLGYAAAVGVVLAAITALFSAVNFRLMRQGGLSYY